A stretch of Planktothrix serta PCC 8927 DNA encodes these proteins:
- the miaB gene encoding tRNA (N6-isopentenyl adenosine(37)-C2)-methylthiotransferase MiaB, whose translation MSTNSRRYHITTFGCQMNKADSERMAGVLEEMGFDFTEDPNDANVILYNTCTIRDNAEQKVYSYLGRQAKRKQEEPNLTIIVAGCVAQQEGETLLRRVPEIDLVMGPQHANRLQDLLEQVFDGNQIVATEAIEIIEDITKPRRDSEVTAWVNVIYGCNERCTYCVVPNVRGIEQSRRPEAIRAEIEELARLGYKEITLLGQNIDAYGRDLPGSTPEGRHLYNFTDLLYFIHDVPGIERIRFATSHPRYFTERLIRACAELPKVCEHFHIPFQSGDNQLLKAMARGYTHEKYRRIINTIREYMPDASISADAIVGFPGETEEQFENTLKLVDDIGFDLLNTAAYSPRPGTPAALWENQLSEEVKADRLQRLNRLVSVKAAERSQRYFNRIEEVLVEGTNSKDPSQVMGRTRGNRLTFFSGNLAELKGQQVKVKITQVRPFSLTGEPVELCIPV comes from the coding sequence ATGAGTACAAATTCTCGACGTTACCATATTACAACTTTCGGCTGTCAGATGAATAAAGCTGACTCTGAACGCATGGCGGGTGTTTTAGAAGAAATGGGATTTGATTTTACTGAAGATCCCAATGATGCCAATGTGATTCTTTATAATACTTGTACGATTCGAGATAATGCCGAACAAAAGGTTTATTCCTATTTAGGAAGACAGGCAAAACGCAAACAGGAAGAACCGAATTTAACCATTATTGTCGCCGGATGTGTTGCTCAACAGGAAGGGGAAACCTTGCTGCGTCGGGTTCCTGAAATCGATTTAGTTATGGGGCCACAACACGCCAACCGTTTACAAGACTTATTAGAACAGGTGTTTGATGGCAATCAAATTGTTGCGACAGAAGCCATAGAAATCATCGAAGATATTACTAAACCCCGTCGAGATAGTGAAGTGACGGCATGGGTTAATGTGATTTATGGTTGTAATGAACGCTGTACTTATTGTGTAGTTCCTAATGTGCGCGGGATTGAACAATCTCGCAGACCAGAAGCTATTCGTGCTGAAATTGAAGAATTAGCTCGTTTAGGGTATAAAGAAATAACATTATTAGGACAAAATATTGATGCCTACGGTCGTGATTTGCCCGGTTCAACTCCTGAAGGTCGGCATTTATATAACTTCACGGATTTATTATATTTTATTCATGATGTACCCGGTATTGAACGGATTCGATTTGCCACCAGTCACCCCCGTTATTTTACCGAAAGATTGATTCGAGCTTGTGCGGAACTTCCGAAAGTTTGTGAACATTTTCACATCCCGTTTCAGTCGGGAGATAATCAGCTTTTAAAGGCAATGGCACGGGGTTATACCCATGAAAAATATCGCCGAATTATTAATACGATTCGGGAGTATATGCCGGATGCTTCTATTAGTGCGGATGCTATTGTCGGATTTCCTGGGGAAACCGAGGAACAGTTTGAAAATACACTAAAATTAGTGGATGATATTGGCTTTGATTTGTTAAATACCGCAGCTTATTCTCCTCGTCCAGGGACTCCGGCGGCGTTGTGGGAAAATCAACTGAGTGAGGAGGTGAAAGCTGATCGTTTACAACGATTAAATCGCTTAGTTTCTGTTAAAGCTGCTGAACGTTCACAGCGTTATTTTAACAGAATTGAAGAAGTGTTAGTTGAGGGAACAAATTCTAAAGATCCTTCTCAAGTTATGGGGCGGACACGGGGAAATCGTTTAACGTTTTTCTCTGGAAATTTAGCGGAATTAAAAGGTCAACAGGTGAAAGTGAAAATAACCCAGGTAAGACCCTTTAGTCTAACTGGAGAACCTGTTGAGTTGTGTATACCTGTATGA
- a CDS encoding type II toxin-antitoxin system RelE family toxin, with product MKVQYRQAFLKDLKQLKSSTSYQRIYEVVFITLEAINTLEEIPNIKAMRGYTSRYRIRIGDYRIGIEVNGDIIEVMRVLHRREFYRYFP from the coding sequence TTGAAAGTTCAATATCGTCAGGCTTTCTTAAAAGATCTCAAACAACTGAAAAGTTCGACATCCTACCAACGCATCTATGAGGTAGTATTTATAACTCTGGAAGCTATCAACACTTTAGAAGAAATTCCTAACATTAAAGCGATGCGAGGTTATACAAGTCGCTATCGAATTCGTATCGGTGATTACCGCATAGGAATAGAAGTGAATGGAGATATTATAGAAGTAATGCGGGTTCTACATCGTCGAGAATTTTATCGTTACTTTCCGTAA
- a CDS encoding S9 family peptidase → MSKKTAQYGSWKSPLIADLIVEGTVGLGGLTGDGDNIYWIEGRPSEAGRSVIVRLTPDNQLNDVTPQPLNARTRVHEYGGGSYIVNQGNVYFSNFVDQRLYQQKIQGENTPHQITPAPITPEGAYRYADGVIDSQNQRLICVREDHTQGGEPVNTIVSINLNNSQEIRVLVEGHDFYAFPRLSPDNKKLSWISWNHPNMPWDGTELWIADVNSEGSLGEKILIAGGTEESIFQPQWSPDGVLYFVSDRSNWWNLYRYTGTIEPLHPIAAEFGLPLWVFGMSTYGFSSAEKIICTYSKNGNSYLASLDTKTLQLQDIDTSYTAIDSLKVSGNQVLFIGSSPTESSAIVKLNLDTGELEVLRRSSQIVLDKGYLSVPQPIEFPTENGKTAYGFFYPPQNKDYQASEAEKPPLVVKSHGGPTAATSSSLSLKNQYWTSRGFAVLDVNYGGSTGYGREYRQRLNKSWGIVDVDDCCNGAKYLAEQGLVDGNRMAIAGGSAGGYTTLCALTFKDVFKAGASYYGVSDLEALATDTHKFESRYLDGLIGAYPEEKAIYQQRSPIYSVDKLSCPVIFFQGSEDKIVPPNQAEMMVAALKAKGVTVEYVLFEGEQHGFRKAENIKSAIDGEFNFYAKVFGFEPAK, encoded by the coding sequence ATGAGCAAAAAAACAGCACAATACGGGTCTTGGAAATCTCCCCTTATCGCCGATTTAATCGTAGAAGGAACCGTTGGACTGGGTGGGTTGACGGGGGATGGCGATAATATTTATTGGATAGAAGGACGGCCATCGGAAGCAGGACGCAGTGTGATTGTTCGTTTGACACCTGATAATCAATTAAATGATGTCACACCTCAACCCTTGAATGCTAGAACTCGTGTTCATGAATATGGGGGGGGTTCCTATATTGTTAATCAAGGAAATGTTTATTTTTCTAATTTTGTTGATCAACGTCTTTATCAACAGAAAATTCAAGGAGAAAATACCCCTCATCAAATTACTCCCGCACCTATTACTCCAGAAGGTGCATATCGTTATGCAGATGGAGTTATTGATTCCCAAAATCAACGGTTAATTTGTGTCCGAGAAGACCATACCCAAGGGGGAGAACCTGTTAATACAATTGTTAGTATTAATCTTAATAACAGTCAGGAGATTCGAGTTTTAGTCGAGGGTCATGATTTTTATGCCTTTCCCCGTTTAAGCCCCGATAATAAAAAATTATCTTGGATTTCATGGAATCATCCGAATATGCCTTGGGATGGTACAGAATTATGGATTGCTGATGTTAATTCTGAGGGTTCTTTAGGAGAAAAAATCTTAATTGCGGGAGGAACAGAAGAATCTATTTTTCAACCGCAATGGTCGCCGGATGGGGTATTATATTTTGTTAGCGATCGCTCGAATTGGTGGAACTTATATCGCTATACAGGAACAATAGAACCTTTACATCCAATAGCGGCAGAATTTGGTTTACCCCTGTGGGTCTTTGGAATGTCAACTTATGGGTTTAGTTCCGCAGAAAAGATTATTTGCACCTATAGTAAAAATGGTAATTCCTATCTAGCAAGTTTGGATACTAAAACTCTGCAATTACAGGATATTGACACCTCCTACACGGCTATTGATTCCTTAAAAGTTTCAGGAAATCAAGTCTTATTTATTGGCAGTTCTCCGACAGAAAGCAGTGCTATTGTCAAACTCAATTTAGACACCGGAGAACTGGAAGTATTAAGACGTTCTAGTCAAATTGTACTGGATAAAGGCTATTTATCCGTACCTCAACCGATAGAATTCCCCACAGAAAATGGTAAAACGGCTTATGGATTTTTCTATCCTCCTCAAAACAAAGATTATCAAGCTTCTGAAGCCGAAAAACCGCCTTTAGTGGTTAAAAGTCATGGGGGGCCAACGGCTGCCACTTCTAGCAGTTTGAGCTTAAAAAATCAATATTGGACGAGTCGAGGATTTGCAGTTTTAGATGTCAATTATGGGGGAAGTACAGGTTACGGACGAGAATACCGTCAACGGTTAAATAAAAGTTGGGGAATTGTGGATGTTGATGATTGTTGTAATGGGGCAAAATATCTGGCAGAACAGGGTTTAGTCGATGGAAACCGGATGGCAATTGCGGGGGGAAGTGCGGGCGGTTATACCACTTTATGCGCCTTAACTTTTAAGGATGTATTTAAGGCGGGAGCCAGTTATTATGGAGTCAGTGATTTAGAAGCTTTAGCAACGGATACCCATAAATTTGAATCCCGTTATTTGGATGGTTTAATTGGGGCTTATCCTGAAGAAAAAGCCATTTATCAACAGCGTTCACCGATTTATTCTGTTGATAAATTATCTTGTCCAGTGATATTTTTTCAAGGGTCAGAGGATAAAATTGTCCCTCCTAACCAAGCAGAAATGATGGTAGCAGCATTAAAAGCAAAAGGTGTCACCGTAGAATATGTTCTGTTTGAAGGAGAACAACACGGTTTTAGAAAAGCCGAAAATATTAAATCCGCTATTGATGGTGAATTTAATTTTTATGCCAAAGTCTTTGGTTTTGAACCTGCAAAATAA
- the vapB gene encoding type II toxin-antitoxin system VapB family antitoxin, with protein MKIETAILKNVEKLPKSVKQAVLDYTEFLVNRYNEETPQIEKPTKRGGLGIWKGKIWMADDFDSQ; from the coding sequence ATGAAAATAGAAACAGCGATCTTAAAAAATGTCGAAAAATTACCTAAATCTGTTAAACAAGCAGTGCTTGACTATACGGAATTTCTTGTGAACCGATACAATGAGGAAACACCTCAAATAGAGAAACCTACCAAGCGAGGAGGACTTGGAATCTGGAAAGGTAAAATCTGGATGGCAGATGATTTTGATTCTCAATAA
- a CDS encoding Uma2 family endonuclease, whose amino-acid sequence MSITPIQPPTIDLTEVITEDDTPVDNFLSAKLQRLLVECLYSSWQRTGENSTFLADANVGIFYAIRHPPIVPDVFLSLDVEVPPDFREKRNRTYFIWEFGKPPDVVIEIVSNQEGNELGRKLIDYARMRVTYYAVFDPLQQLGDILLRVYVLREGNYQALAPTKIENQSIFWLEQIGLGLTIWSGIYEEKQELWLRWCDDKGVIIPTGKEQAERAEKSRRNAIPRLREMGLTNEQIADALGLDRGEI is encoded by the coding sequence ATGTCTATCACACCGATTCAACCTCCAACAATTGATTTAACAGAAGTTATTACCGAGGATGATACTCCTGTGGATAATTTTCTCTCGGCAAAGTTACAGCGTTTATTAGTTGAATGTTTATATAGTTCTTGGCAAAGAACAGGAGAAAATTCAACCTTTTTAGCCGATGCAAATGTGGGGATTTTCTATGCAATTCGTCATCCTCCTATTGTACCGGATGTATTTTTATCTTTAGATGTTGAAGTCCCGCCAGATTTTCGAGAAAAACGAAATCGAACTTATTTTATTTGGGAGTTTGGTAAACCGCCCGATGTGGTAATTGAAATTGTTTCTAATCAAGAAGGTAATGAACTGGGGCGGAAGTTAATCGATTATGCTCGAATGCGGGTAACTTATTATGCAGTCTTTGACCCGTTACAACAATTAGGCGATATTTTATTACGAGTTTATGTTTTACGCGAGGGAAACTATCAAGCGTTAGCACCAACGAAAATTGAAAATCAATCTATCTTTTGGTTAGAACAAATTGGTTTAGGGTTAACTATTTGGTCAGGAATTTATGAAGAAAAACAGGAGCTTTGGTTGCGATGGTGTGATGATAAAGGGGTTATTATTCCCACCGGAAAAGAACAGGCTGAACGGGCGGAGAAATCTCGACGCAACGCGATTCCTCGGTTACGAGAAATGGGGTTAACAAATGAACAAATTGCTGACGCTTTGGGTTTAGATAGGGGAGAAATTTAA
- a CDS encoding Uma2 family endonuclease, whose protein sequence is MNPQESKISILTLVDGFYDGVEFRGEDAIAFPTFPELNVTVAQIFNV, encoded by the coding sequence ATTAATCCCCAGGAATCAAAGATATCCATTTTAACTTTAGTAGATGGGTTTTATGATGGGGTAGAGTTTCGGGGAGAAGATGCGATCGCTTTCCCAACTTTCCCCGAATTAAACGTAACTGTTGCACAAATTTTTAATGTTTAA
- a CDS encoding glycogen/starch/alpha-glucan phosphorylase, translating into MTQSLIPINQCPIQIEDDRTGTSVETLKRAFADNLFYELGKYEAIATKEDFYMALAYTLRDRQLSRWLKTVKTYEDNSVKIVYYLSAEFLMGRHLGNSLINLHLYDRVRQAVEESGLNLDELLEQEPDPGLGNGGLGRLAACFLDSLATLEIPAVGYGIRYEFGIFHQTMQDGWQAEIPDKWLRFGNPWEIPRPEQAIEVKFGGLTEIYHDEKGRERIRWIPAKTVIGIPYDTPVPGYDTNTVNPLRLWKAEAGDDFNFEAFNAGNYDGAVSDKMRSETISKVLYPNDNTPQGKQLRLEQQYFFVACSLQDIVKRHLRHNSGLYNLNETAAIQLNDTHPAIAIAELMRLLLDEHGIDWNSAWRVTQKTFAYTNHTLLPEALEKWSVRLFAYLLPRHLQIIYEINRRFIEDIRRWYPEDDQLVGRLSLIEEGPEQFVRMAHLACVGSHAINGVAALHTELLKQDTLRDFYQLWPDKFLNKTNGVTPRRWILLSNPTLSAFYSSKIGDGWLKDLDKLRQLESHIDDPEFCEQWRQIKLYNKKLLADYIWKYNGVEVDPHSIFDIQVKRIHEYKRQHLDVLHIITLYNRIKQNPNINISPRTFIFGGKAAPGYFMAKLIIKLINAVGEVVNKDPDVRGRLKVVFLANFNASLGQRIYPAADLSEQISTAGKEASGTGNMKFAMNGSLTIGTLDGANIEIREEAGFDNFFLFGLTAAEVYALKSKGYKPSDYYHRNAELKGVIDRISSGYFSHGNEELFKPLVDSLMYHDEYMLFADYQAYIDCQRQVSLAFQDTAKWTRMSILNALRMGKFSSDRTIREYCNEIWNVKPVPVEMEGYNPEAAGLRVIN; encoded by the coding sequence ATGACTCAATCCTTGATTCCGATTAATCAATGTCCCATCCAAATTGAGGACGATCGCACTGGAACGAGTGTGGAAACTCTAAAACGGGCCTTTGCCGATAATCTATTCTATGAACTGGGCAAATATGAAGCCATCGCCACAAAGGAAGATTTTTACATGGCCTTGGCCTATACCTTGCGCGATCGCCAGTTAAGCCGTTGGTTGAAAACGGTTAAAACCTACGAGGACAATAGTGTCAAAATTGTTTACTATCTGTCCGCCGAATTCCTGATGGGACGCCACCTTGGTAACAGTTTAATTAACTTACACCTCTATGATCGCGTCCGTCAGGCCGTCGAAGAATCGGGACTGAATTTAGATGAACTCCTCGAACAAGAACCCGACCCCGGTTTAGGAAATGGCGGTTTAGGACGATTAGCCGCCTGTTTCCTCGACTCCCTGGCTACCTTGGAAATTCCCGCCGTTGGTTATGGAATTCGTTATGAATTTGGGATTTTTCACCAAACCATGCAAGATGGATGGCAAGCGGAAATTCCCGACAAATGGCTAAGATTTGGTAATCCTTGGGAAATTCCTCGTCCTGAACAGGCGATTGAAGTCAAATTTGGCGGTCTGACCGAGATTTATCACGATGAGAAAGGACGGGAACGGATTCGCTGGATTCCCGCCAAAACCGTGATCGGAATTCCCTACGATACGCCAGTTCCAGGGTATGACACCAATACCGTTAACCCTCTGCGACTGTGGAAAGCAGAAGCAGGTGATGATTTTAACTTTGAAGCCTTCAACGCCGGAAATTATGATGGCGCGGTGTCCGATAAAATGCGATCGGAAACCATTTCTAAAGTCTTGTATCCCAATGACAACACCCCCCAAGGGAAACAATTGCGCTTAGAACAGCAATATTTCTTTGTGGCTTGTTCTTTGCAAGATATTGTTAAACGTCATCTACGCCACAATAGCGGTCTTTATAACTTAAATGAAACCGCCGCCATTCAATTGAATGATACCCATCCGGCGATTGCGATCGCAGAATTAATGCGGTTATTGTTGGATGAACACGGGATTGATTGGAATTCCGCTTGGCGAGTCACCCAAAAAACCTTTGCCTATACCAACCATACCCTGTTACCCGAAGCACTAGAAAAATGGTCAGTGCGTTTGTTTGCCTATTTGTTACCTCGTCATTTGCAAATTATCTATGAAATTAACCGTCGTTTCATTGAAGATATTCGCCGTTGGTATCCCGAAGATGATCAGTTAGTCGGACGCTTATCTTTAATTGAAGAAGGGCCAGAACAATTTGTGCGAATGGCTCATTTAGCCTGTGTTGGAAGTCATGCCATTAATGGGGTGGCGGCACTACATACGGAATTGTTGAAACAAGATACCCTCCGAGATTTTTATCAACTCTGGCCAGACAAGTTTCTGAATAAAACCAATGGTGTTACTCCTCGCCGTTGGATTTTATTAAGTAATCCCACTTTATCGGCGTTTTATAGCTCTAAAATTGGCGATGGTTGGCTCAAGGATTTGGATAAACTGCGTCAATTAGAAAGCCACATTGATGATCCTGAGTTTTGTGAACAGTGGCGTCAAATTAAACTGTACAACAAAAAATTGTTAGCCGATTATATCTGGAAATATAATGGCGTTGAAGTTGATCCCCATTCGATTTTTGATATTCAGGTGAAACGGATTCACGAATACAAACGTCAACATCTGGATGTTCTGCACATTATTACCCTGTATAACCGGATTAAACAGAACCCCAATATTAATATCTCTCCCCGAACGTTTATCTTTGGGGGGAAAGCGGCTCCGGGCTATTTTATGGCAAAATTAATCATTAAATTGATTAACGCCGTTGGGGAAGTTGTTAATAAAGATCCCGATGTGCGGGGACGGTTAAAAGTGGTGTTTTTGGCAAACTTTAACGCCTCTTTGGGTCAACGCATCTATCCGGCGGCGGATTTATCGGAACAAATTTCAACGGCTGGAAAAGAAGCCTCTGGAACTGGAAACATGAAGTTTGCCATGAATGGTTCCTTAACAATTGGCACCCTGGATGGGGCGAATATTGAAATCCGAGAAGAAGCGGGTTTTGATAATTTCTTCCTATTTGGATTAACCGCAGCCGAAGTTTATGCCTTAAAATCTAAAGGCTATAAACCCAGCGATTACTATCATCGAAATGCTGAGTTAAAAGGAGTGATAGATCGAATTTCATCAGGTTATTTCTCCCATGGAAATGAGGAATTATTTAAACCTTTGGTGGATTCCTTAATGTACCATGATGAATATATGCTGTTCGCCGATTATCAAGCTTATATTGATTGTCAGCGACAAGTTAGTTTAGCTTTCCAAGATACAGCCAAATGGACAAGAATGTCGATTCTGAATGCCCTTCGCATGGGTAAATTCTCTAGCGATCGCACTATCCGCGAATATTGCAACGAGATCTGGAACGTTAAACCTGTTCCTGTTGAAATGGAAGGATATAACCCCGAAGCAGCAGGATTGCGTGTGATTAATTAA
- a CDS encoding class II aldolase/adducin family protein, which translates to MIDEGVVKYSCECIPGDKVAVEWIESLMEWRDRIHELGLIGVYENGIGFGNISIRIANSLQFIISGSQTGHLAQLNPDHYTVVTDFNIEHNHLTCCGPIQASSESLTHAAIYSYEPHINAIIHVHHPQLWRKLLNQVPTTSKDVQYGTPQMAKEMLRLFDQENLAEKKILVMAGHEEGFLTFGKDLNEAGEILMKYYHS; encoded by the coding sequence ATGATCGATGAAGGTGTGGTGAAATATTCCTGTGAATGTATTCCTGGGGACAAGGTTGCGGTTGAATGGATCGAATCTTTAATGGAATGGCGCGATCGCATTCATGAATTAGGACTAATTGGAGTCTATGAAAATGGCATCGGATTCGGTAATATTAGTATTCGGATTGCGAATAGTTTACAATTTATTATTTCTGGAAGCCAAACCGGACATTTAGCTCAACTCAATCCCGATCATTATACTGTTGTCACAGATTTTAATATTGAACACAATCATCTCACCTGTTGTGGCCCCATTCAAGCTTCTTCTGAATCCTTAACTCATGCTGCAATTTATAGTTATGAACCCCATATTAACGCAATTATTCATGTTCATCACCCCCAACTGTGGCGAAAACTATTAAATCAAGTTCCCACTACTAGCAAAGATGTTCAATATGGAACACCACAAATGGCAAAAGAAATGTTGAGATTATTTGATCAAGAAAATTTAGCAGAAAAGAAAATATTAGTCATGGCTGGACATGAAGAGGGCTTTCTAACCTTTGGAAAAGACTTAAACGAAGCCGGAGAAATATTAATGAAATATTATCATTCGTAG
- a CDS encoding nucleotidyltransferase domain-containing protein, whose translation MNRLEIENRTILLTLTGSRGYGLATITSDYDYRGVFIATKPYYLGFNLIEQKDTGWTDEPAGKFPFLSKDTCLYELKKFLRLSTENNPNILELLWFKNYVEITEVGEYLKQHRQMFLSKKVKQTYSGYGYAQIKKLESHRRWLLNPPTHKPTAAEFGLVDTPPLTVSQMNTFLEYLYGLVRDRIEFLEPAKELYKLLTADIDFKGILKQHPLPEDTLEMTQQLANSSKDFIQLLQKSQQYQRACREYQHYQDWKKNRNPERAEMEAKVGYDCKFAMQAIRLLKTGIEILETQSLIVDRREAGDAEELLDIKKGKYAYDEVMEMAKTLYQKLDQAEENSTLPKQVNGEAVNQLCIELVSQQGF comes from the coding sequence ATGAACCGTTTAGAAATTGAAAACCGTACTATTTTACTCACCTTAACAGGTTCCAGAGGCTATGGACTAGCAACAATCACCTCGGATTATGATTATCGTGGGGTTTTTATTGCCACAAAGCCCTATTATTTAGGATTTAATTTAATTGAACAAAAAGATACAGGCTGGACGGATGAACCTGCGGGTAAATTTCCATTTTTATCAAAAGATACCTGTTTGTATGAATTAAAGAAATTTCTGAGATTATCAACGGAAAATAACCCCAATATTTTAGAATTATTGTGGTTTAAAAACTATGTTGAGATTACAGAAGTTGGGGAATATCTAAAACAGCATCGCCAGATGTTCTTATCTAAAAAAGTCAAACAAACCTATTCTGGCTATGGTTATGCTCAAATTAAAAAGTTAGAATCCCATCGCCGTTGGTTATTGAATCCTCCGACTCATAAACCGACGGCGGCAGAATTTGGGTTAGTGGATACCCCGCCATTAACTGTTAGTCAAATGAATACTTTTTTGGAGTATTTGTATGGGTTAGTGCGCGATCGCATTGAATTTTTAGAACCCGCCAAAGAACTGTATAAACTCCTAACTGCTGATATTGATTTTAAAGGGATTTTAAAACAACATCCCTTACCCGAAGACACCTTAGAAATGACCCAACAGTTGGCAAATTCTTCTAAGGATTTTATTCAATTATTGCAAAAAAGTCAACAGTATCAACGAGCTTGTCGAGAATACCAACATTATCAAGATTGGAAGAAAAATCGCAATCCTGAACGCGCTGAAATGGAAGCTAAAGTCGGATATGATTGCAAATTTGCCATGCAAGCCATTCGGTTATTAAAAACAGGAATTGAGATTTTAGAAACTCAATCCTTAATCGTAGACCGTCGAGAAGCGGGGGATGCAGAGGAGTTATTGGATATTAAAAAGGGGAAATATGCCTATGATGAAGTTATGGAAATGGCAAAAACCTTGTATCAAAAATTGGATCAAGCGGAGGAAAATTCTACTTTACCCAAACAAGTGAATGGGGAAGCGGTGAATCAACTTTGTATTGAGTTAGTTTCTCAACAGGGATTTTGA
- a CDS encoding S-layer homology domain-containing protein, protein MSQSYPPDPPNGRSNPRLDEIIAIIVALATMGTILFWTLSHPNRKLTLTPDQTPPQTQTSSENQTLSKILEDSLPDGVSAPSGTTSQPPTTATTPAPTVNQPWWIALGLVPQTAPDTSIATSPQPQVTPVPPETTNINPTETACPTQPNGGNICSTTPPPVTTKSTPQTAKSSLIPEGYWASPFVVYFINKNWATGSDQKPLKPDEKITRGEFAAQLEKAFNKQPEQPPIKFKDVPQNFWAKPALKEVTQSGFLVGYPGDIFRPKQEIPRVQVLVALASGLELKPPTNPQQTLKIFTDANQIPPWAIEGVAAATEAGLVVNYPDKNTLNPNQTATYGEVSSMIYQGLVYRGKAQPIASDYIVNSP, encoded by the coding sequence ATGTCACAATCTTATCCCCCTGATCCCCCCAATGGTCGGTCGAATCCCCGCTTAGATGAGATCATTGCCATTATTGTTGCCTTAGCAACGATGGGTACAATTTTGTTTTGGACTTTAAGCCACCCCAACCGTAAATTAACCCTTACCCCCGATCAAACTCCCCCACAAACTCAAACTTCTTCCGAAAATCAAACCTTATCCAAAATCCTAGAAGATTCCCTTCCAGACGGGGTTTCGGCTCCATCGGGAACGACTTCCCAACCCCCAACAACTGCCACTACACCTGCACCAACAGTCAATCAACCTTGGTGGATTGCTTTAGGGTTAGTTCCCCAAACTGCACCGGATACGTCCATTGCTACGTCCCCCCAGCCCCAAGTTACCCCAGTTCCCCCCGAAACAACGAACATCAACCCAACGGAAACGGCTTGTCCGACTCAACCTAATGGGGGAAATATTTGTTCAACGACTCCACCTCCTGTAACAACAAAATCCACACCTCAAACAGCCAAATCTTCTTTGATTCCAGAAGGATATTGGGCGAGTCCGTTTGTGGTCTATTTTATTAATAAAAATTGGGCAACAGGGTCTGATCAAAAACCGTTAAAACCCGATGAAAAAATTACACGCGGAGAATTTGCCGCTCAATTAGAAAAGGCGTTTAATAAACAACCCGAACAACCCCCGATAAAATTTAAGGATGTTCCGCAAAACTTCTGGGCTAAACCCGCTTTAAAAGAAGTAACTCAATCGGGTTTTTTAGTAGGATATCCAGGAGATATCTTCCGACCTAAACAAGAAATTCCCCGTGTTCAAGTGTTAGTCGCTTTAGCAAGTGGGTTAGAGTTAAAACCCCCTACAAATCCTCAACAAACCCTGAAAATATTCACAGATGCTAATCAAATTCCTCCCTGGGCTATTGAGGGTGTTGCCGCCGCCACAGAAGCGGGATTAGTCGTTAATTATCCTGATAAAAATACCCTCAATCCCAATCAAACTGCAACCTATGGTGAAGTGTCATCTATGATTTACCAAGGGTTAGTTTATCGGGGAAAAGCACAACCCATTGCTTCTGATTACATTGTGAATTCACCCTGA